The DNA region ATCAAGCAAGGCTTAGCTTGAGTGTGAAagatatataaatatttgaaagCGAGGAGAGCATGATTGTGGTGGATTTGAGGGCTATTCAGCTTCTGCTCTCATTCCTTAAAGCTTGAGACAAAACCTCTTGCATGACCAAACGGAAGGAAAAGAGGAGACATAAATACCAGAATAGCAAGAGGTGAAAGCGTAATGTTGGGATTAGTGATAAATTTTGAGAATACAATGATTTATTGAGTAATAGTAAAAAGAATTTACTATGAACTATTGGGTAGGAGTTAAAAAACTTTAATGAAAAGAAGGTACAAATGCTAAACGCAAAGTTAGAGTGCCACATGGCAGGAGTTCATGCACTCCCGTATGAggtttctgcttttatatatatatatatatatatatatatatatatatatatatatatattgattttacaACCTAATGAAGCACTAGTCATATTTGTACAATGCTCCACATTTATGCAATACAATAGGTAccacttgtaatcgcttgtacAACTAAGATCAACTCTGTAAATGTTTGCTATGAGATTCAAGACATACCTGTGCAAAATACACTTATacaatttaatattataataaaatccATAATATAAGGTATCACCATTTTCCCTTACTTCAATCTTAATCGTACTATTTAAGGCTCACACTATGTTGTAGTACCAAGGAAGttaataccgtaccggaggctgtaccggtttggtcaccggtacgatatatttcggataccggtcaataccggtgtaccgtttcgggtttaccgctattttatatatatatatatatatatatatatacacacacacacaccaaaatatctagaaccatgtttataaacagtTAATATTTCACTtgtattatagtaaatataaaagtttattataaaacattacctcaattcagaacaaattattcataattttagactttagtatcaaataaaagaaaaaaaaaacacaatataaaaaatagaaaacttagttgttcattgcatactaagaaaacaaataatactaagaagttaatgtaaataagttaccattatacatttacaaaaattcaaaaattacaaaactaaaaaaaaaaaaaaaaaaaagattttttctgtaccggccggtacgcccggtaccggccggtattgcccgaaattggccggtatggccggtacgcggccggtacggccggtattttttccggtacaatataaaagtgtaccggtaccggtgcactggccggtacggtatgtaccggccggtacggccggtaccggtacggtatcggccacactgtGTAGTACCCTTACACAATATCTGATATATATGTTGGGTTTAATATTATTTGCGATGACCCTAGGAAGTAATAAACTCATTTATGTTTACCCTAAAATGGCTCATCATAATAAGAGTTTCTTGTAATCAGATTTATGGATTTGTATCTAACTAGAATGAGATTGAGATTttcgttttatttatttatttctttaatcagttgatatatataagattttgttagtgTTCTAATAAGGTGACAAAGTTGAAGACAATCACAATTATTAGCATTGATCGTGAAACGTAGACTCATCTGTGCTATATACCCCAAGAATGAATATAGAGATCTCTATAAAATGACATTCTAATCGATTTAAGACCAAGTGCCTATAAGAATCATGATAATAGTAGAAATAATCATGGAAAGATCAAGCCAACTTGTACGTCAGTCTATGCACTCATGCTTATGATGAGATTCCATACTTCGATGGAATGTTAGGTTGAAATACTATTCTTaattggttgtttagttttgaaAGTTTCTCGATAATCTCGAAAGCTAATGTTGCAAATTGGTAGGATGAGTTgcaatactatatatatagaattcaAGGGGGTAAGTAAATTCATTCATATATGCTACAACGAGGTCATTGacaaagcaattttttttccttacattAGGATCGAGAAATAGATAAAATGGCGACATTTTAATTTAACAATCATTACGAGTTTTATGTGCAATagttaaaaaagaagatatCAATATAAATGTTTTTGAAGATCCAAAACTACAAGTTGACGTTGaggaagaaactctaaaataaGAATGTAGCGTCGAGAAATGAACCTATGAcagaatttgaagaatttgagttaTTTGACGTTGaagatagtttttatttttatttttataagaagatAGTATTTTGATGgtaatttttgaagtttttcGGCCTAAATGGTTGTAAGCTATATCAATATAGTGATAGAAACATCCACTAATTgtgaattttgtttatttatttttggaatggTTGTTAGTATATACCTTACGATATCTTTGTACAACACATTGAATTATGGGTGTATTGAGAATGCTCatgtattataatatataaagaattgttatatctacaaaattttcacacaaaaatttaattgacaAGTTATTAcaggttttttatttaaatccaTTACTGAAATTACATTTTTGCTCACtgataacaataagtaacaacctgtaatataagatttattgtaaaagtgttataaacataaaatttctctataatatatatatatatatcataattgTGTATGTAATATGTATATCGATAGGATGCACAATCGTATTGAATCAATGTATTGACACATATCTTCCATTCATAAACATGTGAATTTATTGTGGGACAACATGAATTTAAGTGAGTGGATCAGATTTTATTGAGCACAACAAGACAAAATAcggggccaaaatgggcttttgccttttttttttataaaaaatccaGTAAAATGTCCCACGTTtgaaactaattaaaaaaatacccctattttgaaactcgatttttggaatatcgagttatagcgaacgtgaacttagaaatttttattttttttgaaactcaagtacttcacatggtactcgagttaaaaattttttttttaattttccagtttgctataactcgattgtccaaaaatcgaattttaaattgaaactcaatttttttttaaaattgagtttcagtACAagggcattttcctaattagtttcagaTATGAGTCGTTTTGCTAAAAAGTTTTGACGAAAGGCAAaaggggcaaatgcccattttctctcaaaatataGCTTTGTAATTAGTATTTTCCCctcttaataattaattatttttctttgattatatCATACATATGTCTACAACTCTTATTTTAACGGTTTTTATCCATGacaatctttaatttttttttttgataaggacAATCTTTAATTTTGAGCAAGACAAGGTCCACGACAGAAATGAACATAACTTTTTTAagtgtgataaaaaaaaaaaaaatagtaatgtgTCCATCCGAACTCCAGTCTCATACAAAATCAACTCTTCGCTTATGTAGTTATGTTACATGTGACAAAATCAATCTGATAGTagatattataatataattctaGTGGAAATATCTTATTAGAGATTTGGTATATATTATCATATAAgttatgataaaataaattattaattgaatataaattaaaatataaattacaccACTTTAGTTTGGCTTTATTTTCGTCAGACAAgttttattttgatcattttcatCCTTCCacatttagggtccgtttggatacagctgaaaattgaaaactaaaaactgaaatcactgtagcaaaataatttttaaatgtgtaaatagtactatgggacccacttttaattaaaaaaattgctgaaaagtatgtgaacagtgcacgcacagtacatgaacagtgcacgcaCAGTGCATGCACAATGACTTTTGTCTCCTAAAGGACAGATGCGGgcagtgaaaaaaaagaaaaaaaaaaaaagaaacgctGAACGCTGAACGCGTTCAGTGTTACCCAAACATACGCTTACTCTCACCCATAATGCTTTCATCCATAACTCTCATTaaccatttaaaaataattatttaataataatataaaaactatTTGCATTCATTTCCtcatattgaatttttttatctttaaaccACTACTTACGTGACTTGCAAATTCATTATGATTGCTTTCTCTTATAATTAAGAATGTCACCGTAGCTAATCCCAGAATGTGATTATCTTATTTAGCATTGAGTATCATTgattacataaaatgttaaaGGTATTCTGAGTTTTGTTacataaaacttacaaattaatgtaACAATAAGCGTAATTAGTGAACTTCAACCATATATGATTTGTACGTAACATATCAATTTAATTATAAGCACGTACaatgcaataaaatttatagcacTCATAGTATatattattctaaaaataattagtactaaattttttataactttttaggGCAGATTAAGAGAACCTTCCTTTCAAATACACTTATTTGATTCTCTCTACATATGTGTGAGGAATGGATGAGATACAAAAGAAGTGTATGTAGTAGCATTTCTTTTCAAGATTATAATCCAAACCCTACTTCAACCTATCTCTTCCATTATATGTCacttaagaaataaaattattttcttctagCAAAGAAAAcagacccaaaaataaataaaaaagagttgaTACTAATCatagaattttatttgttaGCGCATGGTCTCTTTACCTTCTAAAGACAGGAAAGAGATACATTTAGACACGTTAAAGACAAGAAAGAGATACATCCAAACGCGTTATATGTTGCGTTTAATATATATGTTACAAGatgtttataataataattaataaataaaaaccatatCTAACTCCAAAGTTCCAAATGACATCCAATTTTATTGATCACAATAAAACACCTTTTTTATCTATATAAATATCTTAAAGATATATCATTCGCTTGTGGAGTATCTTGAATTCCAATATTTCTCAATTTCCTCAGCAGTTCTTCCAGGGATTCTACCAGCAATTAGAGACCATCTGTGTAATTTAAGCCACATGCAATATTATTTAgtacaataaaataagaaaagaataatagagagagagagagagagagagaatgtgtgTGTACCTCTCACCAACAAGATTAAACATTCTTATAACTAGTGTCTCTTCATCATATGAGAATTGTAGCTCAGTCTCTTTATTGTTATCTTCTGCAGCAAATTAGTACAGTGGTCTAAATGAGAAAACACAGGCATATATGGGcatatatttactatttagtatCCGTGGAGAGAAAAGAACACAAAAAGAGGAACAAAACTATCAAACCGGTTAATATCTAGGTATTAAGCAAAAGCTCTTTTTAATTACAattaagtttcatttttttttttcaaccctattaaaacatcaaaagaaatttagtagtaatattattatttctcaaaaGAAGATTTATAATGGATACCAACGCAGAATGGCCATCAGTATTGAAATGGGTGCATAGAATTTTACTTTATGTTACATGAAAAGCATAAACTCCATAAGAGACAAGAcagaaaaaaaagcaaaagaatgaTAAACTGAAGACATAATGAcgagttttaactttttaaaatttttacaattatggGTTATATAATTTATACTCATAGCCTTATTGATattaacttttaatttattaaaaaaaaaaacaaaaatgaaaaagacaaGGACATTATTGACATTGAATAGAGGGGTCACCTTTAGAGTCcaaagtagtagtagtagtatcATCAGTAGAAGTAGAAGTAGAGTGATCCAAGGAAGCCATATTTTATGCTGAACAGAAAGATAGATATTGAGAGAATTTAGGACTTTCGTTTTCAGTAAGAAGAAGCTGTGGGGGATATGTAGGTTTAGTAGTGGCTCTTAAATACTGAGCCCTAGAGAGAAAGTCCACAAGTGAAGAATGGaaggtgagaaaaaaaaggaacattGTAGGAGTAGAATGTTAGTTGGCAAGGGTCGCTGTGTTTGGTGACTGAAGTGATTTATTTAACAAACACTGTATTAGAGCATTCAGAACATACTCAATTCCTTAGGAAATATAGCTACGAGTTTTTTATAACTGTACATATAgtccaaactccaaaaatattatttaattaatgtgcTTTAGAGTTGAGACACCTATGTTAAGACATTAATTTGGATTAGACATGACTGTGTGTTTAGCTTGTGATCATAAAGTCCTTGtttgtattatttaaaaaccaaaagcaAGGCTAGAAAATAGGGGATAGgttcttgagttttcttcaacTTAGCTTATTCAGTCTTCCAATTGAAATAAAACTTGTATCAGACATAAATTCCATTCAAACCGTACACATGATCACCTAAGTTTCGTTTTTTTTGATGATGTTGTAATGTACTTTCAGATTTTGAAGAGGTTTCATTTCTTCTTGTAGTACTCATTACATTTGTTGGTCGATAATGAATTTCCTATCCATGTATATGTTATCCAATCATCGTCAAATAATTATCTTCAATATATAGAGTATACTTtcttccagattttttttttttttttttgtgcttttattCTCATCATGATGTCGGTCTCAGTTATGCCCGCACaaaattattcttaattttCCAGGCATGCAAAGAATTTGATACTCTCTCCACTATCAAATTTCCTTGAAACAATGAAATAGGTCAAAGATGGCATGAGCACTATGATGCTTTTGAGACCTTTAAACATCATTATGTCCCATGGTGGATGGTCAATATTCTCATAAAGTGTTTAACTTTACGCCACAATCTCTTTTGTcgcaggaaaaaaaatgggCCCGAGATGAAGCATGCGGTTAAAGCAAAccatagaaataaaagataaattgaACAATCTTTGGCACGTTGTTTATTAACTAACATATATTCATATTAGCATcagaataatttttatttgttagagATATCAAGGGTGAAGAACCGGACACGTTGTAATTAGTTTAGATATAAcctattatgaaaataaaaagtaatccTATAAAGTAAACCTAATCCTATATTTGAAGAATAATGCAAACTAAATTAGAGTTAGTCTTTTCATCAGGTCAAATAATGCTaatcccatctctctctctctctctctctctctctctcaatgtaaATGCAAATTATACTTATCATCACCATATATTAATATAGATTAAATCCTGTCACAccaaaaattatcttttaagCTATAAGACTCTTAACTCGTTACGGcattttgaagtttgaacaaatTTGACAACCAAAGAAGACTTGTGAATTATATTACTAAAAACCATTGACCAATTGATACTAGAACAAAACGTCAGGGATAAGGCATTTTTTTGGCTCTTAAAAAACTCCAAGTTGTTAGATTTGTTCTTATCTTAATCAAAGAATCTCTACTGTTGTGTAATAATATTCTTAGGATTTGAATCGATAACtgtaaaatttttgttcttttcttaaTTAAGATATATCTACTATTGTGTAATAGTATCCTTAGAATTCAaatcaaaaacaataaatcaaGTTATCACTATTGTTTctgctcccaaaaaaaaaaaaaaagttatcactACTGTTGTGTAATAGTACCTTTACTATTCAAATCAATAACAATAAAGCACACATACagagaacaaatttttttacttagttGCCATTATATTTAAATCGGGATAATATTAAAGAAAGTTTCactaagaaaataagaaatttacaatagTAATACAAACACTCtttcaaaaaactaaaactttttAAACTCACAATACTTTATTCTTTTAATCACTACATGATACAGAACCACATCGACAAAAAAATCgagagattatatatatatatacacacacatactcACACAAAATTGGTGTAGGTTTGAGCTCCTATTGCAAACGTGAGTGTacaaaactattttacttgatGCACCCTCAAGCCGCCTCTTTATGCAAGAAGTCTCCGGTTATTTCTTACACAAATACTCTACATCCAACATGTAATTTActtactagaaaaaaaaaattatcacgtAATTGATCCCCAAGTTGCTGTGCCCAAATTGGTGACCAAAACCTACAAAGAGCGTATGTCTTTGTTGTATTGTATGTGTATTTGAACTATATTCAAAGTGCATTTATATAGACAAACAGACTAAGATGGATAGTGCAACATTATAACGATTGTTGTATTGTATGTGTATTTGAACTATATTCAAAGTGCATTTATATAGACAAACAAACTAAGATGGATAGTGCAACATTAGACAAACAGACTAAGATGGATAGTGCAACATTATAACGATAGTACGACAGTATAATATACTGATTTACTGAATTTACACAAGATATGGTCTAGGCCTTGGACCTATATGCTAATTAACCATTATAACAGTTCCCTCAAACTCGTGTTGTAttatgtgagaccaacttgagttTTGATAAAATTTCGCGGAAGCGTCCCAAATGGAAGGTGCTTGGTGAATATGTAACCTAGCTAACTAATCATGCATGGGGGGAAGTGGAGTTTACTTGCAGGGCTGCCTTGGAGCAAGTGGTGACACATGAAGTCCCAGAAAATTTCAATGTGGGATACGTTCATGAAGATGTCATTGTGTGCAATAAATTTGGATTACACTCTAATTGTCATAATAGATCTAGGATAGGAGACACCTAGATCTTGCAGAGGCCAGATAGCCACAAGAGCTCTTAGGTGGTGTAAATTAGCAAGTGTTCTATACTCACATTATGTGAGAGTTAAGCATGTCAGATACTTTCCAAGTTGTTTCATAGCCATCAAATTTCAAACTGACGGAAAGAGTAGAAGTATAGTGGAGCCAAGTAATGATATTGATGATTTATGCTATCCCAATCTTCGAGAGTTGAGGCAAAGTCATGATCATATCTGTGATCTGTCTCCTCCTCTTTCTTTGTGGGGGCCTTACATTTTTAAGTGACAAAAATCCAAAGCTTATATATAACCTTTGAGGAAACTATGCATAGCCCAAGCCCAAAGAGAGTGATTGTCATCATTGAGAACCATGTGGAAGGGGAGAGAGTCGAGAGACATCATTTTGTGCCATTTAGAGGTTTCAAATGCACAAAAGAACTAGGATTTTCAAAGTAGCTCAAAAACTTGGTAAAAAGACACGATCAAAGTCAATGGTCAAGGAAGTCAATGACTAACGTGGCATTTGACTTGGCCTTAGTGTTGACATGGCACTTGATATTGTGGTAGCTAATGTGGCCCTTCGATGACATGATAAGTAAATTCCATGGTAAAGTGTGGTCGTGACACCTAACACATGGTAGGACAAGTGAGGTTCAATTGATAGGCATGTGAGCTGAGGCACATCGAGACATATAAGTGCATGAGATGTCACGATGGTGTGTGCTGCTCACACGCCTAACAATAGAGGTCTCCCAATGCCTAAAGCAGCATGCGAAAGCATTTCTGGATGATTTTCTTGTGTGCCAATCCTTCGATCTAGGAGGTTGTTGTTCCAATCGATGAGTGTACATCTTGGATCCAACAGGGGCATCATTTTAAGGGCAACAGAGACAGCATTGAATGCTGCAGAGGAAGACGCCGAAAAAGAAGAGAGTATTTCTAGAGAGGCTCTAAATACCATTAAATAGCTGGATGTCTCTGTTGTATTGTATGTGCATCTAATTGTACAACTACATTCTAACACCTACATCTAATTGTACAACTAATACAATATATAGTACAATGATAGCACAAGAATGGAACAACGTTAAACAAGATATGATCTAGGCTTGATGTCTTGGGGTATATGCAAACCATTCTAACACCTACATCCTCGACATTAGTTTCTGTAATGTCAAGCTTCGCCCAGGCAAAAAATTGCAGCCTTCCATTGTTTTGCTCTAAGCATTCTCACCTTCTTAGAGTTGCAAAATTCTATTTGGGTCAGTAATGGGTAAGCCGTAAGCACCAAACCATTTTTAACCATTGAGAGTTTAGACCACATAGGTtatcaacctttttttttttttggtctactGGCTTTACGCAATAATAAAATACCCAaggttaaaatataaaaacttaaaaattaaaaataaaattaaaaagaagaagaagaaaacgaggaggagaaaaaaagtaaagaggATCACCCTGAACCCCAAACTAGAAAGGTTCTAGTACAATAGTAATAGTAACTGTCTCTACCAACACCAAATAGCTttcttatctttcttttcttttttttttggaaaatgttaacaagcaccgcCCAATGCTTgttaaagtttcattttttgtgtttcactttaaaaaaaatgaaaaaaatagttaaaacaattatcaaaagagatttaaaaaaattgtcaaaaactgaaaaactgttaaaagttgaaaaagttatccaaatatttacccaaaatatgttgttaacgGGACCTTACAgtgcccgttaacacaaccctttctttttttatatgaacACTAACCTCCCCCAACAAGGATATCTAactgtaaaaactaaaaacatacaaTCCCACAAATTTTTACACCAAGATCCGACAAAAAGTGGACTGAACCTACTATTTCTAAGTTCTAACCCATAtatttctcaaccaaaaaataataagctCTAACCCGTATgattcacaaaaataaataaataaataaattctaaaccATATCCCTTCCCAAGTCCTAGACTCCTAGAGCCTAAAATCCTCCTCCTAAATCCTACCCCTTCCCAATCCAAATTCCAgtctttcatatatatattcagaGTCTTTCATATATTAGTACACTGTTGCAAATTAAATATGATAGAATTGAAGTAATGTGGACAAGAGTCAAAGGACTGCCCGTAGGAATTTAACAACTAATAATTAGGGTACATTAAGCCTAAGCCTGATAGAGCAACTGCTCATCATTCTCACGCCTTTTACTAATCTGCCCTTTTGTGAAATACATATTTCATAAAGCTCACTAGCTTAAATTGCCATTGCAATATGACTATGAATTCTTGTATTGTACAAGAATTCCATGTGTATTAGTTGGGAGTACAAACTATATGGTAAAGCAGGGATTTACCTACGCCACAAATTCAAACACATTCAAACATGCAGATTCTGATATTCATGACCAAGGATATCTTAACTTCCAAAGATCACCTTGGACTCATCAGTTGAATCTAACCGAAGCCTCAATTATAGCcatgtaaaaaataaacaacaattaGCAACATGACCAAGACTTTAACATCCTATTTTGACAGTGCTTGTTATTAAGGATGGAACAAGTAGTAATAAGTTCCATAATCATCCCACATTACACAGCAACTAGAATACTAAAACACACCAGAAACAGAGTGTAGAGTATTGAACACACTAAAACCTTAAGATAACATGACAGAAAAACACTTGGATAGTGTCTGGAACATATAAGGGCATAAAGCTTTCAGTTGCTGCAGCTCAGAAACCAtgaattttgatattttctttcttcacaatTCCAGCCTGTTATCCACAATCAagacaaaagaaagcaaaaattaGGACTGAACCACACCAAATTTTCTACTGCAACAAGTAAATTAATTACTTCACTTTATGCACATTTCAAGTCCAGAAAACTGGATTTCTTTCCTTCCTATCCCACAAATTTATTGCACCTTTATTTTACCTCTGAAAATTGTCAGCATGCAATTCTTTATTTATCAAATGTCATCATatggagaaaataaaaaggaaagcaAGCATTTCAATGGATTGTTACCATTTAAGCATGGCATCAATAACATATTCACCAGAAAAAAAGATCACCAATAGTCATACCATCAAACATTTAACTTTGTCCTGGCAAATCTAAGATGTGGTAAGTAGTTACCTGGACAAGGAAGGTGGAAACATTCTTCCTCTGATCACCTTGAAGTTGAATAACCTGTACACACAAGAATATCAGAATTTGAGGAGAACACAACAATTATTAGGTTTAGAAAAAGGCAAACAAGAGCAGAGCATGGCTCTAAAGCCTACCTGTCCTAGTTCGGGGTCCTGGACTACAGTACCATTGCAGCAAAATTCCTTCTTAAGGTCTTTGAGTATCTTGTTGTAGCTGTATTCTTTCTTCAAACCCTGCACAGTTGTCAGGCTCTTTCTACCGTTCCGCTGCTGTATACGAATGTGCACATACTCTTTTGTCCCAGCACCGGAGTCCTCAGCATTTGCGTCAGCAAACGGATCTATACCCAGCCCACAAGGACAACAAACTAATTAGAATTTCCATTggaggaagagggagagagaaaatctaTATTGGAGAGGCACAACTAACACAACCTCACTCCCACCACTCTACGTTCACAGCTAACagagtcaattttttttttatcctcatATTTATTTCAAACATCAGTCATAGCTTTACCATATGACAATGTCCCAGCCATCATGTTATAATCAGTGTATTATGGCTTTTTAAAAACAACTTGGCATTCAGAATCcttaaaagtgttttttttttttcatcatatgGCTGACTCCAACTAGCCTGTTGAGTATCCATAGCCGACCCAAAAATTTAGGGactaaggatttttttttt from Castanea sativa cultivar Marrone di Chiusa Pesio chromosome 6, ASM4071231v1 includes:
- the LOC142641367 gene encoding MYB-like transcription factor ETC1 isoform X2 — encoded protein: MASLDHSTSTSTDDTTTTTLDSKDNNKETELQFSYDEETLVIRMFNLVGERWSLIAGRIPGRTAEEIEKYWNSRYSTSE
- the LOC142641367 gene encoding MYB-like transcription factor ETC1 isoform X1; the protein is MASLDHSTSTSTDDTTTTTLDSKEDNNKETELQFSYDEETLVIRMFNLVGERWSLIAGRIPGRTAEEIEKYWNSRYSTSE
- the LOC142639164 gene encoding protein translation factor SUI1 homolog 1 — its product is MSELDSQIPTAFDPFADANAEDSGAGTKEYVHIRIQQRNGRKSLTTVQGLKKEYSYNKILKDLKKEFCCNGTVVQDPELGQVIQLQGDQRKNVSTFLVQAGIVKKENIKIHGF